From a single Anomaloglossus baeobatrachus isolate aAnoBae1 chromosome 4, aAnoBae1.hap1, whole genome shotgun sequence genomic region:
- the LOC142302176 gene encoding olfactory receptor 11A1-like, which produces MYFFLGHLSLSDIILVTTIVPKMLDVIIREGSVIPFVGCLTQSYLYGGTVSAECFLLTAMSYDRYLAICKPLHYVSLMSPNLRYGLIISSWALSFMLILISLLLVCYLDFCGPNVVNHFFCDYAPILALSCSDTTIPHIEMIILSIPIMVLPFLFVIISYVYIFNTIFGISSTSGRQKTFSTCSSHLVVVSIYYGSMVVIYMVPYNGHSLTLNKFISLLYIVLTPLIKPVIYSLRNKEIHSSAMKYLTVCSKKKLM; this is translated from the coding sequence ATGTACTTTTTCCTTGGACATTTGTCACTGTCAGACATAATCCTTGTAACGACCATAGTTCCCAAGATGTTGGACGTTATCATAAGGGAGGGGAGTGTTATTCCTTTTGTGGGGTGTTTAACCCAATCTTACTTGTATGGGGGGACGGTCAGCGCGGAGTGTTTCCTGCTCACCGCCATGTCCTATGACCGGTACTTAGCCATCTGTAAACCTCTACATTATGTTTCCTTGATGAGTCCTAATCTGAGATACGGCCTGATCATCTCCTCCTGGGCACTCAGCTTCATGTTAATTCTTATCTCACTGTTACTTGTGTGTTACTTAGACTTCTGTGGGCCGAATGTTGTTAACCATTTCTTTTGTGACTATGCCCCTATTTTAGCACTTTCTTGCTCTGACACAACTATCCCGCACATTGAAATGATTATTCTTTCTATCCCGATAATGGTTTTGCCATTTTTGTTTGTTATTATTTCTTATGTTTATATTTTTAATACTATTTTTGGAATTTCCTCCACATCGGGTCGGCAAAAAACTTTCTCCACTTGTAGCTCTCACTTGGTGGTTGTCTCGATCTATTACGGTTCCATGGTTGTAATCTACATGGTCCCTTACAATGGACACTCGCTGACTCTTAACAAGTTTATTTCTCTTCTTTATATTGTTCTCACCCCCCTTATAAAACCGGTGATTTACAGTCTCAGAAACAAAGAGATTCACTCTTCTGCAATGAAATATCTAACGGTCTGTAGTAAGAAAAAactaatgtag